A portion of the Deltaproteobacteria bacterium genome contains these proteins:
- a CDS encoding RnfABCDGE type electron transport complex subunit G yields MKEILKLILVLTTICLVSALALSQVYEATRDRIAHQKRLEVLRAIRAVLPDIDNEPDKDTVRLQVGKTGRGEPEEVTFFRGRRGGKLTGIAFVVVSRHGYGGDIEIMLGLDPEGVILGVEIVSQMETPGLGAKIVNKSFRQQFVGRRLDNTRWAVKKDGGEIDQITGATISPRAVVEAIHRGLVIYQKNREKILGG; encoded by the coding sequence ATGAAAGAGATTTTGAAACTGATACTGGTTTTAACCACCATCTGCCTGGTATCGGCCCTCGCCCTGTCGCAGGTCTATGAGGCCACCAGGGACCGGATAGCCCACCAGAAGAGGCTAGAAGTGCTGAGGGCGATCCGGGCGGTTCTCCCGGACATCGACAACGAACCGGACAAGGACACGGTGCGGCTTCAGGTCGGCAAGACCGGGAGGGGCGAACCAGAGGAGGTCACATTTTTTCGGGGCAGGCGTGGCGGCAAGCTGACGGGGATCGCCTTTGTGGTCGTCTCCCGCCACGGGTATGGAGGGGATATCGAGATCATGCTCGGTTTGGATCCTGAGGGAGTGATCCTCGGGGTGGAGATCGTGAGCCAGATGGAAACCCCGGGACTGGGGGCCAAGATCGTCAACAAGTCATTCAGGCAGCAGTTTGTGGGCAGGCGACTCGACAACACCCGCTGGGCCGTCAAGAAGGACGGGGGAGAGATCGATCAGATCACAGGGGCGACCATTTCACCCCGGGCCGTGGTCGAAGCGATCCACAGGGGATTGGTCATCTATCAGAAGAATCGGGAAAAGATTCTGGGGGGATGA
- a CDS encoding RnfABCDGE type electron transport complex subunit D, which produces MNDQRFVVSASPHLRSEESVPRIMGSVLIALAPATVTGIYLFGFHALLIVLVCTGSAMAIEALTQKAMGKRVTITDWSAAVTGLLLALNLPPGSPWWMALIGAALAIVLGKQIYGGLGNNPFNPALVARVVLLISFPVQMTTWWKPTSSFFNVADAVTSATPLGAMKTHLMLKGSLEGFTMTGLIGPLVGNVGGCIGEVSVIALAIGGVYLLARRVISWHIPVAFLGTVLVAATVVWVINPHRFINPLFHLVTGGLFLGAVFMATDLVTSPVTGPGMILFGVGCGLITFIIRDFGGYPEGVSFSILLMNATTPLIDRLTAPKPFGWVESKET; this is translated from the coding sequence ATGAATGATCAACGGTTTGTCGTCTCCGCATCACCCCACCTTCGGAGTGAAGAGTCCGTGCCGAGGATCATGGGATCGGTCCTTATCGCCCTTGCGCCGGCCACGGTTACGGGGATCTATCTGTTCGGATTTCATGCTCTTCTCATCGTCTTGGTATGCACAGGCTCTGCCATGGCCATCGAGGCCCTGACCCAGAAAGCCATGGGTAAGAGAGTGACAATCACCGATTGGAGCGCCGCGGTCACGGGACTCCTCCTGGCGCTCAATCTCCCTCCGGGCTCCCCGTGGTGGATGGCTCTTATCGGTGCCGCCCTTGCAATCGTCCTGGGCAAACAGATATACGGGGGGTTGGGGAACAACCCCTTCAACCCGGCCCTGGTGGCTAGGGTGGTACTGCTCATCTCTTTCCCCGTGCAGATGACCACCTGGTGGAAGCCCACATCCTCCTTTTTCAATGTGGCCGATGCGGTGACTTCAGCCACCCCCCTGGGAGCAATGAAGACCCACCTCATGCTGAAAGGCAGCCTCGAGGGATTCACCATGACAGGGCTGATCGGACCCCTCGTGGGAAACGTGGGAGGGTGTATCGGGGAGGTCTCCGTCATTGCTCTGGCCATAGGGGGGGTCTATCTCCTCGCCCGGAGAGTGATTTCCTGGCATATCCCTGTGGCCTTCCTCGGAACTGTCCTTGTGGCAGCCACGGTGGTGTGGGTTATCAATCCTCACAGGTTCATCAATCCCCTCTTCCACCTTGTGACCGGAGGGCTATTCCTCGGTGCCGTATTCATGGCCACCGATCTGGTGACATCACCGGTAACAGGACCCGGTATGATCCTCTTCGGTGTGGGTTGCGGCCTTATCACCTTTATCATACGGGATTTCGGAGGGTATCCGGAAGGGGTCTCGTTCTCGATTCTTCTGATGAACGCGACAACACCCCTGATCGACCGTCTCACGGCTCCAAAACCCTTTGGATGGGTTGAGTCCAAGGAAACCTAG
- the rsxC gene encoding electron transport complex subunit RsxC — protein sequence MSKVFRFKGGVHPRDRKELSRDKAIEPAPLPERLVVPLSQHIGAPCEPVVSQGDTVKKGQKIGEARGFVSVPVHAPTSGKVIKIDSFPHPLGKDLPAIEIEPDGLDTCADGAGGQEDFASLSPDELRAIIREKGIVGMGGATFPTHVKLSPPEGKPIDTLIINGAECEPYLTADYRLMLEEPEKVITGMRIMKTILGVERAFIAIEKNKPEAIDAVKGVLGPDSREATVVPLEVKYPQGAEKQLIKTIVNREVPPSGGLPMDVGVLVQNVGTAAAVDQAVRLGIPLIERVVTVTGEGIREPKNLRVRIGTPVGSLLEACGGFRETPGKLVLGGPMMGISQYTTEVPVIKGTSGVLVLPRSRVRLEEARTCIRCGTCVRVCPMNLLPNFIGTFASRGLFDQAERYYALDCIECGSCAFSCPAKIPLVHLIKYAKAEIMAKKRKK from the coding sequence ATGTCTAAGGTCTTTCGTTTCAAGGGAGGGGTTCATCCCCGGGACAGGAAGGAACTTTCGAGAGACAAGGCGATCGAACCGGCGCCTCTCCCGGAGCGGCTCGTCGTTCCCCTGTCGCAGCACATCGGAGCCCCGTGCGAGCCCGTGGTATCTCAGGGCGACACCGTCAAGAAGGGGCAGAAGATCGGCGAGGCAAGGGGATTCGTGTCCGTCCCGGTTCATGCCCCGACCTCGGGGAAGGTCATCAAGATCGACAGCTTCCCCCACCCCCTCGGGAAAGACCTCCCGGCCATAGAGATAGAACCCGACGGCCTCGACACATGCGCAGACGGAGCGGGCGGCCAGGAGGACTTCGCCTCCCTCTCTCCGGACGAACTGAGGGCCATTATCCGGGAAAAGGGGATCGTGGGAATGGGTGGAGCCACCTTCCCCACCCATGTAAAGCTCAGCCCCCCGGAAGGCAAGCCCATAGACACGCTCATCATCAACGGGGCCGAGTGCGAACCTTACCTGACGGCCGACTACCGGCTCATGCTGGAAGAACCGGAAAAGGTGATCACCGGCATGAGGATCATGAAGACCATCCTCGGGGTGGAGAGGGCATTCATCGCCATCGAAAAGAACAAACCGGAAGCCATTGACGCCGTGAAAGGAGTTCTCGGGCCGGATTCGAGAGAAGCGACGGTGGTGCCGCTGGAGGTGAAATATCCCCAAGGCGCTGAAAAACAGCTCATAAAGACCATCGTGAACCGGGAGGTCCCGCCTTCCGGAGGGCTTCCCATGGATGTGGGGGTCCTGGTTCAGAACGTTGGGACTGCTGCGGCTGTGGATCAGGCGGTGAGGCTGGGGATTCCTCTCATAGAGAGAGTGGTGACTGTGACCGGCGAAGGCATCCGGGAACCCAAGAACCTGAGGGTCAGGATCGGGACCCCGGTGGGTTCACTCCTGGAGGCCTGCGGGGGGTTCAGGGAAACGCCGGGAAAGCTGGTACTCGGAGGGCCCATGATGGGGATAAGCCAGTACACAACAGAGGTTCCCGTGATCAAGGGAACCTCCGGGGTGCTGGTTCTGCCCCGCTCAAGGGTCAGGCTGGAGGAGGCCCGGACCTGCATCCGATGTGGAACGTGTGTGAGGGTGTGCCCCATGAACCTACTGCCCAACTTCATAGGTACTTTTGCATCCAGGGGCCTCTTCGACCAGGCCGAGAGATACTATGCGTTGGATTGTATCGAATGCGGTTCCTGCGCCTTCTCCTGTCCGGCAAAAATCCCCCTGGTCCACCTCATCAAGTACGCCAAGGCGGAGATTATGGCCAAGAAGAGGAAAAAATAG
- a CDS encoding RnfABCDGE type electron transport complex subunit B: MIEAVLTLSGIGLVASLGLGLAARKFAVRRNPLIERVEQILPGANCGACGTAGCSAFAKAVVEGEAPLNACVPGGQEVARLIAELMGAAVPSTESYVAVLLCKGGKGEARSKFEYDGVSDCRAAVLVSGGDKGCAYGCLGLGTCERVCPFGAIHMDEDGLPVIDRETCTGCGVCVKNCPKGVLLLAPREASVHIRCHSHDKGAQVKRVCTVGCIGCGACVRICPYEAITLDDGLAVMDYTRCRQCGLCVDSCPTGNITSLVSQTPKARIDPERCKGHALCEAACPVDAISGEPGKTRLVDEERCIGCRICCSVCPVHAIAMVNPD, encoded by the coding sequence ATGATTGAGGCGGTTCTCACCTTGAGCGGAATCGGCCTTGTGGCGAGTCTCGGTCTGGGGTTGGCTGCAAGGAAGTTTGCGGTTCGGAGAAATCCTCTGATAGAGAGGGTCGAACAGATCCTCCCAGGAGCCAACTGCGGCGCCTGCGGTACGGCAGGCTGCAGTGCCTTCGCCAAGGCGGTGGTGGAAGGGGAAGCACCTCTCAACGCGTGCGTCCCTGGAGGCCAGGAGGTGGCCCGCCTGATCGCCGAACTCATGGGTGCGGCCGTCCCTTCGACGGAGAGCTACGTGGCAGTGCTCCTCTGCAAGGGCGGCAAAGGGGAGGCACGATCGAAGTTCGAGTATGACGGGGTCAGCGACTGCAGGGCGGCCGTCCTCGTCTCGGGTGGAGACAAGGGCTGTGCTTACGGTTGCCTGGGATTGGGAACGTGCGAGAGGGTCTGTCCCTTTGGTGCCATCCACATGGACGAGGACGGCCTTCCCGTGATCGATAGGGAGACGTGTACAGGATGCGGCGTCTGCGTGAAGAACTGCCCCAAAGGAGTGCTCCTCCTTGCTCCCCGAGAGGCGAGTGTTCATATCAGATGCCACTCCCACGACAAAGGGGCACAGGTCAAGAGGGTCTGCACCGTGGGCTGTATCGGCTGTGGTGCTTGCGTCAGGATCTGCCCCTATGAGGCAATTACCCTCGATGACGGCCTGGCCGTCATGGACTATACCCGGTGCCGGCAGTGCGGGTTGTGCGTCGACTCGTGTCCTACAGGAAACATTACGAGCCTTGTTTCACAAACTCCCAAGGCGCGCATCGATCCTGAAAGGTGCAAGGGACACGCCCTCTGCGAAGCGGCCTGTCCCGTTGATGCCATTTCCGGTGAGCCCGGCAAGACCCGTCTCGTCGATGAGGAGCGCTGTATCGGCTGCAGAATCTGTTGTTCTGTCTGTCCGGTTCATGCCATCGCCATGGTGAACCCGGACTGA
- the rsxA gene encoding electron transport complex subunit RsxA — translation MKLIVLFVGVVLVNNFVLARFLGICPFLGVSRRTETALGMGFAVIFVMTVASVVTWVIHQAFLQPFGIEYLQTIAFILVIAALVQLVEIVMQKISPLLYQALGIYLPLITTNCAVLGVSILNIQKEHDFVETLFFGFGASVGFTLALVLFSGLRERIALADVPAAFRGTAIALITAGLLSLAFMGFSGLVK, via the coding sequence GTGAAGCTGATCGTTCTGTTCGTCGGCGTGGTTCTGGTCAACAACTTCGTCCTGGCCCGGTTTCTCGGCATCTGTCCCTTTCTGGGTGTCTCCAGGCGGACTGAAACAGCCCTGGGAATGGGCTTTGCTGTTATCTTCGTCATGACCGTTGCATCGGTTGTGACTTGGGTGATCCATCAGGCCTTTCTCCAACCTTTTGGTATCGAATACCTCCAAACCATCGCCTTCATCCTCGTCATAGCCGCACTGGTCCAGCTCGTTGAGATCGTGATGCAGAAGATAAGCCCGTTGCTCTATCAGGCTCTGGGCATCTATCTACCTTTGATTACAACAAACTGTGCCGTTCTGGGGGTTTCGATCCTGAACATCCAGAAAGAGCACGATTTTGTGGAGACCCTGTTTTTCGGCTTCGGCGCCTCCGTGGGGTTTACTCTCGCTCTGGTCCTCTTTTCCGGGCTCAGGGAGCGGATCGCTCTGGCGGATGTACCCGCCGCGTTCAGGGGGACGGCCATTGCCTTGATTACGGCTGGACTTCTCTCTCTTGCCTTTATGGGGTTTTCCGGGTTGGTCAAATAG
- a CDS encoding 30S ribosomal protein S12: MPTINQLLRHSRVAVKKKTGAPALRECPQKRGVCVRVYTSTPKKPNSALRKVARVRLTNGIEVTTYIPGVGHNLQEHSVVLIRGGRVKDLPGVRYHIIRGTLDSMGVQDRRQGRSKYGTKRPK; the protein is encoded by the coding sequence ATGCCTACAATCAACCAACTGTTGCGCCATTCCCGTGTGGCAGTAAAGAAAAAGACCGGGGCACCCGCCCTGAGGGAGTGCCCCCAGAAGAGGGGGGTCTGTGTCCGGGTCTATACCTCCACGCCCAAGAAGCCCAATTCCGCTCTGAGAAAAGTCGCCAGGGTTCGTCTTACCAACGGAATCGAAGTGACCACGTATATCCCTGGAGTGGGCCACAACCTGCAGGAGCACTCGGTAGTTCTCATCCGGGGGGGACGTGTCAAAGACCTTCCGGGTGTAAGATATCATATTATTCGGGGTACTCTGGATTCGATGGGGGTTCAGGACCGCAGGCAGGGACGATCGAAATATGGAACAAAAAGGCCGAAGTAG
- the rpsG gene encoding 30S ribosomal protein S7, which produces MPRRREVPKRPIIPDPKYHDKMVAKFINGLMMKGKKSVAERICYGSFDYIQERTNQDPLEVFKRAIKNVMPAIEVKSRRVGGSTYQVPVEVRPERKLALAMRWLIGYARQRGEKTMQERLASELLDAASHRGAAVKKREDTHKMAEANKAFAHYRW; this is translated from the coding sequence GTGCCGAGAAGAAGAGAGGTTCCGAAAAGGCCGATTATTCCTGATCCGAAATACCACGACAAGATGGTTGCCAAGTTCATCAACGGGTTGATGATGAAGGGCAAGAAGAGCGTGGCCGAACGCATTTGTTATGGTTCATTCGACTATATTCAGGAAAGAACCAATCAAGATCCTCTCGAAGTCTTCAAAAGGGCCATCAAGAATGTGATGCCTGCAATCGAGGTAAAGTCTCGCCGAGTGGGTGGTTCCACTTACCAGGTTCCTGTGGAGGTGCGACCCGAGAGAAAGCTGGCTCTGGCCATGCGATGGCTCATTGGTTACGCGCGGCAACGGGGAGAAAAGACAATGCAGGAGCGCCTCGCATCAGAGCTGCTCGATGCTGCCAGTCACCGGGGAGCTGCGGTCAAGAAGAGGGAAGATACCCACAAGATGGCCGAAGCCAACAAGGCCTTCGCACACTATCGTTGGTAA